The proteins below are encoded in one region of Rhododendron vialii isolate Sample 1 chromosome 7a, ASM3025357v1:
- the LOC131332084 gene encoding uncharacterized protein LOC131332084 gives MHHLPSSTAKAGKEVAMSMEESATKPSRPQLVKLDKALKLAENWVNNMSKSTEEESGEVELEGRPLRLGLGATVPRQSRVGPLNDPVDRRLHAKLEAGKRKASQRMEEESSPSVRGGYNVKDDEDNDDDLDSRTNLFAKKRMMPLTSSLRAKKQK, from the exons ATGCACCACCTTCCAAGCTCCACCGCCAAG GCTGGCAAAGAAGTTGCAATGAGCATGGAGGAGTCAGCCACAAAACCTTCTCGTCCTCAACTAGTGAAGTTAGACAAGGCACTCAAATTG GCTGAAAACTGGGTTAATAATATGTCTAAATCTACGGAAGAAGAATCGGGTGAAGTTGAATTGGAGGGTCGACCTCTTAG GCTTGGATTAGGTGCTACGGTTCCACGGCAGTCCAGGGTTGGACCGTTAAATGACCCTGTTGATCGGAGATTGCATGCTAAATTAGAAGCTGGAAAGAGGAAAGCTTCCCAGAGAATGGAGGAGGAATCCAGCCCATCTGTAAGAGGTGGGTACAATGTTAAAGATGATGAAGACAACGACGATGATTTGGATAGCCGAACAAATTTATTCGCTAAGAAGAGAATGATGCCCTTGACCTCATCTTTACGAGCAAAGAAGCAAAAG